Within Oreochromis niloticus isolate F11D_XX linkage group LG2, O_niloticus_UMD_NMBU, whole genome shotgun sequence, the genomic segment TTCTTTGACTCCGATCATGTCTGCTGTCTCTGCCAGCATCTTGGGTCCCATCAGCTCTACAAAGTCCTCAAAGTCCACTTTACCtccacctgaaacacacacagacacacacacacacagagttgccATCTACTTCCACTCCGTTCTGTTGTCTCATGTATTTTAGGCTGTTGCTGCACTCACAGATCTGCTGGCTCAGTTCAATGAGCTCCATCTCTGTAGGCATGTATCCCATAGTCCTCATACACTCGCCCAGGTCTTTGTGACTGATGTAGCCATCTTTGTTCTTATCAAACTCCACAAATGCCTCACGGAGCTCtggtaagacacacacacacacatgcaaaacacGTGTTATTACTGGTAAGGTGGGTATCATATCAAATGTATGTACAGCTAAAAAAAAGTGGATAAGTCACCTCACCTTCGAGCTCCTCTGGCCGCAGCTCTCTGTCCTGCCGTGGGGAAAGTTTTCACATATTAGCTTCTTGTTTCACACAGTTATAGACTTCCCCTCACCTTGCAAACATTCATACTAAAAATATTCACTACGTTTGTTtggcaaaaagacaaaaaaataaacgcAGGCTTTAAGGAACACCATCTaagcacacagacatacagctTGTGTCATTTAACACGTGATGCTAGAcagagcagagatgaaaaacagaaacaccagagaaacaaaacagaaaagatgAATAATGAGAAGAAATGTTGAATATTTTTTGTTATGTATAATCAGCGTCTTGATGTCTGGCCAATGTTTTTGGACAATGATTCATTTTTTGAGAACTATGCATCACAATGGTATTTATGTTGTTTTAACTCCAGGGTGTTATACATCAATGAAACGCTGAAAATGATCCCTAAGCTGCATTAGATAGAAAGCTCCAGGGCATCTACATGGATTAAACTGTATATCAGATTATTGTATGCAGGGATTTCTGCACTATAGATTACAGTGAGTACCCAGATTACTTGTTGGAGGATTCCAAGCTGCAAACATCTAGAGACTAGGAGATGTCAGAGGTTTAGTTTTAGGAAGATGTCCACTGTCCGGATGTATGTGTCCGTACACTAAATGTATGCATTACTCAGGCTTGTGTGCGTAACCCGAATTATTATTTGATTGTATTTGTTTTGATCAAATTCTCATTTTCATGCAGTAAAAGAAATCCTGACAATAAAAGTAGAGACAAGCGGCTAGCATTCCTTCCAGCAAGAATCCCCAAGCTTTCCCAGAAGTGTTGCACTTCCACTTTAATGTGAAGTTTTCTATTCCAGTTGTCCCTGTTTGGGACACATCAGTGTGATTGTTTCACAGTTCACACAAAGGCCTGCATCCTTTCTTTACCAAGGGCACGAATAAGCTCCACAAGGCCAGTCAATGATTTTCCAATGATCTCTCAGTGATTGACCCCTTTAAGCTTGTCTGTTGCCTGGGGATTTTAATTGTCTGACCCAAGCCACTAATGCAGGGGGGGGATGACACAGCTGGTAAAGTGCAGGAGGGTCAGCCACAATGTGGGGATGAAAATGAATCGACACGAGTGGAAAAAGTTGCACTTTGGCTGTGGCAGGACACAGTGTGCACACTTCTGTGACTTCCTGTTACATACGAGCGTCTGAGCAAAGCCCTGTTTAAGGAAGATGCAGGCCGGGCCCACGATGTTGTGCAGCATGTTGCAGTTCTTCACCAGTACACCGAGGGACTCCTTGAACGGTTTATCCTCTACATCCAAATCCTCATCTGCCTCCAGCTGCTGGCTCATTGCCCTCACCTTACGATGGAAAGGCCAGTGTATCACCCGCTTTGGAAGCAGACCAGGGTGTTAAACCACCAAACTCACTGTCCGTCACACCGAttgtttgatttcttcacacaCCAAGAATGTCAATATCTTTTCAGGGGTAAAATAAGACCCCTGCTTTTCTACAGTCATGCAAACGTTGGAAAGGCAATAAGCCAGAACTGTAGTATAGATACAGCTGCTCATTATTGCAGGAGGCCATTATCACACTCAGTCCTCACTGCGAGAAACCAGTTTGACTTTAACATAGTCTGTAAGTCTCAATCCTGCTGCTGCAGCCTCACGCTGCTGACACCAGCTGATGTGAGTTTGCTAATTCTCCAGTGTAAAGACTAACAGCTTAACTACATGTCAGTAAGTAACACGGCTCCAATAGTAGGAAGCAGTGCATGGCAATCATGCATCTAAAatcattattaaaataaatgcaagCATTGATAAGCTCATCATATGGATATTAATAGATATAAGTTATGCATTTATTCATCCTTTAAAATGCATAAGAAATCTTGAAAAAAGTATAATAAATTAATTGTAATTATAAATTGGgaataattaaaatataagGAATAAATGAACGAAagcttattttttaaaacaagtgTGGACAGTAAATAAAAAGGACAAATAAATACAGATCCAAATACAAAGAATATACATTTTTGTAAAATTAATTTATatgattttaaattttaatctaGTCTTACTTTAATCTATTATTTTGATGTCTTTAATTACATAGTTTTTGCATGTTTCGATtttctgcacacaaacagtgtgTCCTTAAATAGCACTTTAAGTGATGCAGTCTGTATACTGAGCTTTCCTGTAATTACCATAAAAGGAAACAGTTTCActggtggaaaaaaaaggaaagcgtTAGAGTTTCAACAAtatatttttcctgttttctttatttacatGCAATCATTAAAATTATACAGTGagacaacatccaaagaaaGCTGCGGTTGTCACGGAGgcaaaacagtaaaagcttCAGTCAGCGAGTGCAAGCAAGAGGATTAAGCTGCAGTGAGTTCGAATCTAACAAAGAGGAGATAAAGTACACTTACCTTCTTCATTTTATCTTTCAGAGATGGTTTGTTCCCCATTACCAAATCTCCCCTCTCACTTTTCTATGTTCTTATTTCCCTGCGGTCTTCTTCTGTGGACTTCTAAAGTCAAGTTCAAGCTCACAAGCTAAAAAATCCCTCTGAGTTTCCCATTCTGGTTAATAGTTGTCATAGTGGATAAAACAGAGATGGAAAAAGAGGAACGGCCCTCATCCATTCATGGTCATCTCCACTGACCCAAACCAAACTGAACACGTTACCAAATGATCttcccaaaacaaaaacaaactagatGACCGAGCCAAAGTGGAGCGCACAGAACGCAGCTCGCTTATGTGTCACTCCACAGAAACAGCATCACTTTCGCCTCTTCACGCGGTGCTTTTAATCCCCCCCTCATTCCTCTTCTGTCACTCGGTCTTCCctcccccctttctctctctctctgtctcatgtCAACATGTTGCACGAGCATTCAAATGACTTCATCTACAGTGTGAAGAGTTTTAGAGGGAGAATTAAGAGGACACGAACGGAGCGGGATTAATCCGTGCCCTTTCAGATTAAAGAGGACAGggtgatagaaagaaaaaaaggggaagaGGATACATTAAAGACATTCAAAGGAAGAAACAGACATACCTTTCTCATGTGGATAAACAAgaatttaaattatttgaactTGGCCTGGAAATATAGCACGCACTGTTTGAAaccataaatattaaaaacacaagATATAAAACTGGGCTAAAGATGAATATCAGAGGTGAAGAACACTGGAGGGTTTTATTACTTTAGATGTCGTAAGGCTTGGACTTTTTGTGGATTATTTATCACTGCATGTGTGCACTATGTGGTATTAAAGAACACATTATGTAAACTGAATGTAAATATGATGATGTTTGTCACATCAGGTTGACCTCTTGATGTCAGTAGGAGCGCTATAGCTGTTACCTAATATCAACGTCAGGCTGGGACAAACTGGAGAGTGTACGCTCACTGGCCTCTTTATTAGGCACACCGTTTCAGCttctcattaacacaaatatctaatcagccaatcacatggcatcAACTCAATAggtttaggcatgtagacatggtcgaGGCgacctgctgaaattcaaactgagcattggaatgaggaagaaaggtgatctTAGTGACTTGGAATGTGgtatggttgttggtgctgatgtactgggattttcccacacaaccatttctagagtttacagagaatgatccaagaaagacaaaatatccagtgagttcAGTGCTCTGGGGCAAATTGCCTTGTTGATgtaagaggtcagaggagaatagcCAAACTCAAATACCCACTCGTCATTTCTTGAATATGGCAGAGTTCACTGTACttaaatgacctccacagtcaccagatgaAACAATGTATGTCAAACATATGGCATTCAACACAAGCAATAAATGCAAGAGGTGCTTCTATTAGTCAGATTGAATATGATGTTCTTCTTTTGGCTTCTCCCTTTAGGCatcaccacagtggatcatctcACTCTttccctagcatcctcctctatctcaccagccctctgcatgtcctctgcattttatttacaatgataaaataagctttatttatgacattcattattatttattattattttatatatacacGATGTTTTAGAATGTGATCTGCTGCTATCGGTGGAAGTTTGTACATGTAGCATGAGGGCTAATccataaaatgtacattttcactgctttttcaTATATGTGTAAAACATGTTCAAGCTATTAAGGGTCTTTGTGATGCTCAGTTCATGGGCCCCAAAGATCACAACAATGGGTACATTGGGTAaagtaacaaaagaaaaatcgagtgtttgtgtttttgaaaaatataaGAAGTTGACTTAGCTGTGATTTGTGAAGCATTTTCCAACAAGTATTAGATGTGTTTTTCAATTATGTGGTGATTAAATTAGAAACCAGTGGAAAAATACAACAAGTGAGCTGTAATGCTTCAGAAAATTACAGCTTATGCAACTCACAGTGAGACCCTGGTGGCGTCCATGTGCGTCAGCTCACGTCGAACTGAAAAGCACAACGTCTGAgatggtttgaacttcagc encodes:
- the LOC100691085 gene encoding calcium-binding protein 2 isoform X3; translation: MSQQLEADEDLDVEDKPFKESLGVLVKNCNMLHNIVGPACIFLKQGFAQTLDRELRPEELEELREAFVEFDKNKDGYISHKDLGECMRTMGYMPTEMELIELSQQICGGKVDFEDFVELMGPKMLAETADMIGVKELRDAFKEFDSNGDGQISLTELREAMKKLMGEQVTNREINEILKDADLNGDGLVDFEEFVRMMSR